The nucleotide window TGACGTGCGGGAATACGTGGCGGTGTATTACAACTCAAAGCGTCTGCATTCAACGCTCGGTTACACAACACCAATGGATTACGAAAAAATGCTTAACAAAGTGTCCGGAAGCAGTTGACCACTACACGTTGCGCCAAATACAAGGTCGATCATTAACTCCTAGACCTGGCGTGCGAAGTGCCGTCGATTTAGCGCGACTTATTTTGCGCTTCCCTCGGGAGAAACGAGAAACAAGGTTCCCGCTTGCGCCGCTTCAACGGGAAGCGTGTCCAGTAGGAGTAATCGCGTCTTCATCAGGTGTGTGTTGCTGCCCAGTCTTTAGCAACAACCAGCCGGCTATGAGCAACACAGCCCCCATAATTAAGAAGCCGATATCCCAATAGATCCACTGAGCGCGTGGCACAGTCTCGTTGACATGGTGAATACCTAAAATGTGATGGTCTACAATGCCCTCGACCAAACTAAACAGCCCGAAGCCCATCAAAATCGTGCCCGCGAGCAGCTTACCTGACCAGCGTACATGAGTCCGATGTGCCATGCGCCACAGCATGATGAGGCCGAGCAGAATGAAAATGTATGTACTGGCGTGGAAAAGGCCGTCCCACAGCGTATTGACCTCAAGGTTATGTACGCTGTTAGCAGGATAGCCGGCGCTTGTAACCATATGGTGCCCTGAAGCACCTGATGTAATACGATCCCGTCAAAGAACCCGCCTAAGCCAAGCCCTAGAAAGATTCCTGCGGCTATCGGGAACTTCCGCCCGGAATGGTCAGGGGCCACATCTGAGGTACTGTTTCTATATTGGGCCATTCGATACTCCTTTGCGGGCTGCGCACCACATTCGGTACTGCTACTGCCGCGTTTTAGGCCGAACAGATAAGTTTTGTAAGCAAAGCGCGATTTGCTTATCTAAAGTACGAATAACGCACCTTGCAAGCCACGGTACTGATGATCGGGCGTGTACAAACGTTTAGGTGGACAATTAGCGCGCCACCGGAACAGCTAGCAAGTCGTAGATGAATTGTGCAGACCGCAAGACCGGACGGTCTCTATACTCGTGTTGCCACTATTGGGCAGGTCGTCCAACAGGTTTTATAGGCCAGCATCCCGGAGTTTTCGGTACAAGGTCCGTATCACTGATACCGAGCGTGCGAGCCAAACTACGGCGGTCGCCGTTGTGCTCGCCCGCTATGCGTCTTAGATAACGCGTTCGATCTGCGCGAGTGAGAGGATGTCGCTTGCGACCAGACTGTCATTGATGTCAGTGCACTTGCATTCTTCAGGCAGATGTTCAGGCAGGATCGTGTCCCCATCGGCTAACAGAGTTGCACGCTCAAATCGAAGGCGTTGTCGATAAGGCGAGCAAGCCGCGCAGGTGTGAGGACGACGCGCCGTGCATAAGCCGCGTACAGAAGCTCGCTAGATCACGATTGTTGTAATTATTCGCTGAGGAAATTGCGCTCCGTGGTCGGGCCTTCCAGCGTCTGCTCCGATGAATCCGCCTGATCCTTGAGCTTTACGCCGGAGAGCTTGCGGCTGCGCGCCTCGGTCATGAGATAGAAAAGCTTGT belongs to Gammaproteobacteria bacterium and includes:
- a CDS encoding IS3 family transposase, producing the protein DVREYVAVYYNSKRLHSTLGYTTPMDYEKMLNKVSGSS